In Paenibacillus phoenicis, one genomic interval encodes:
- a CDS encoding lipase family protein gives MELNQNQVQRAMFLAAVCSQTYAQFKNPDGSFVLPPPYALYDTLEAKSLIGVWERFGFIWHSPDEIIIAFRGTSSASNWIADAIATQQKFKWAKDAGSTHRGFTGIYASARRQIHSALRRLPEDKTLYLTGHSLGAALATLCAMDIAANTNRVPILFTFGSPRVGDPDFVQAFTQYVPNSYRIHNEFDAVTHIPPTVFKLPKQAKTYYYRHVPASYPLYFADTSLSTNHGIGSYFAELARLDPGYAQYLSTVNPAFCPEPS, from the coding sequence ATGGAACTTAACCAGAATCAAGTCCAGCGCGCGATGTTCTTAGCCGCAGTGTGCAGCCAGACCTATGCGCAATTCAAAAATCCGGACGGTTCATTTGTCCTTCCGCCTCCCTATGCGCTGTACGATACGCTTGAAGCGAAATCTTTGATCGGAGTATGGGAACGCTTCGGATTTATTTGGCATTCGCCGGATGAGATCATCATCGCTTTCCGGGGAACAAGCTCGGCCTCCAATTGGATCGCCGATGCCATCGCAACCCAGCAGAAATTCAAATGGGCCAAGGATGCCGGCAGCACGCACCGGGGATTTACCGGGATTTATGCATCGGCCCGCCGCCAGATTCACTCGGCGCTGCGCCGGCTGCCAGAGGACAAAACGTTATATCTCACCGGTCACAGCCTCGGGGCCGCTTTAGCTACGCTATGTGCCATGGATATCGCCGCCAATACAAACCGGGTTCCCATCCTGTTTACGTTTGGTTCTCCCCGCGTTGGAGACCCGGATTTCGTTCAAGCTTTTACTCAGTACGTCCCGAACAGTTACCGAATTCATAACGAATTTGATGCGGTGACCCACATCCCTCCGACTGTGTTCAAGCTGCCCAAACAAGCGAAAACCTACTACTACCGACATGTCCCCGCCTCTTACCCCTTGTACTTCGCCGATACTTCATTATCTACCAATCATGGGATCGGCAGCTATTTTGCCGAATTGGCTAGGCTTGATCCGGGTTACGCACAATATTTATCCACCGTAAACCCTGCCTTCTGCCCGGAACCCTCCTAA
- a CDS encoding response regulator transcription factor, with amino-acid sequence MRELCRVLIVDDELLVRQGIKHHLDWEQLGFQIVGEAANGKEALKLVEQLSPHIVITDIVMPVMDGEEFTRVLKARYPQVEVIVLSSFGEFEYVRSTFQSGVADYILKPKLETEELLQVLQRTARKIPGLTLQEAARGELPLDRLLDRLIDGYEPEEPDKRLAAAFPYDRFLLTGTDAGPIAGEPEGYLEGLATGLESRLRELSVPVRFQSIFTGDKRLLMLLNFSGAYSQEVIEAIREYARNKAEAMPETTWVIGGEFTELSDLGKVYRDDWQKLLGFRFYFPGKTVLQADELPPARALPAFDMKELLSGLKRGQAEEVFARLRELAAEAAGSYLQTPFEFKSFLGNAVFHVTIATLELHREAKELDGLKYAYFKAIDEARDAAGALQAFNAFLSEVEPLVAARVPLPSDGNMKLLLDYIEEHYGEPLTLSSLSRHFHFNPSYLSSYFSAHNDEGFSEYLNRVRIAKAKELLRSDGLPISEIGSRVGYSDPSYFTKVFKKQMGLSPREYRRQQLAKRG; translated from the coding sequence ATGAGAGAGCTTTGCCGGGTTCTGATCGTTGATGACGAACTGTTGGTGCGACAGGGCATTAAGCACCATTTGGATTGGGAGCAGCTAGGATTTCAAATTGTCGGCGAGGCGGCCAACGGCAAAGAGGCGTTAAAGCTGGTGGAGCAGCTGTCCCCTCATATCGTCATTACGGACATTGTCATGCCGGTGATGGACGGGGAGGAATTTACCCGCGTGCTGAAAGCCCGCTACCCGCAGGTCGAGGTGATCGTGCTTAGCAGCTTCGGGGAATTCGAATATGTGCGTTCGACGTTCCAAAGCGGCGTGGCGGATTACATTCTCAAGCCCAAGCTGGAGACGGAGGAGCTCTTGCAGGTGCTGCAAAGAACCGCCCGCAAAATCCCCGGGCTTACGCTCCAGGAAGCAGCGCGCGGAGAGCTGCCGCTTGACCGTCTGCTTGACCGGCTGATTGACGGATACGAGCCGGAGGAGCCGGATAAACGGCTGGCGGCGGCTTTCCCCTACGATCGGTTCCTGCTGACCGGCACGGATGCCGGGCCGATTGCTGGGGAGCCGGAAGGGTATCTGGAGGGGCTTGCGACAGGGCTGGAAAGCCGATTACGCGAACTGTCAGTTCCGGTGCGGTTCCAAAGTATTTTTACCGGGGACAAAAGGTTGCTGATGCTGCTGAATTTTTCCGGTGCGTACAGCCAGGAAGTGATCGAGGCGATTCGCGAGTACGCGCGGAACAAGGCGGAGGCAATGCCGGAGACAACGTGGGTTATCGGCGGCGAATTTACAGAGCTGAGCGACTTGGGGAAAGTGTATCGGGATGATTGGCAGAAGCTGCTGGGCTTTCGGTTTTATTTTCCGGGGAAAACCGTCCTACAGGCGGATGAGCTGCCTCCGGCTCGCGCGCTTCCTGCGTTCGACATGAAGGAACTGCTGTCCGGACTGAAGCGGGGGCAGGCGGAGGAAGTATTCGCGAGATTGCGGGAGCTCGCCGCCGAAGCGGCCGGCAGTTACTTGCAAACGCCTTTTGAATTCAAATCGTTCCTGGGGAACGCTGTCTTCCATGTCACCATTGCCACCTTGGAGCTTCACCGTGAAGCGAAGGAACTGGACGGATTAAAATACGCTTATTTCAAAGCGATCGATGAAGCCCGGGATGCCGCCGGTGCTTTACAGGCGTTTAACGCGTTCCTAAGCGAAGTGGAACCGCTGGTAGCCGCCCGCGTTCCGCTCCCCAGCGACGGCAACATGAAGCTGCTGCTCGACTATATCGAGGAGCACTATGGCGAACCGCTCACCTTAAGCTCGCTTAGCCGGCATTTTCACTTTAATCCGTCGTATTTATCGAGCTATTTCTCCGCCCACAACGATGAGGGGTTCAGCGAATATTTGAACCGAGTTCGGATTGCCAAGGCGAAGGAACTGCTGCGTTCGGACGGTTTGCCGATCTCGGAAATCGGCAGCCGCGTCGGCTATTCGGACCCGAGTTATTTCACCAAAGTGTTCAAAAAACAAATGGGGTTGTCGCCGCGGGAATACCGCCGGCAACAGCTCGCCAAGAGGGGATGA
- a CDS encoding cache domain-containing sensor histidine kinase → MKLIEKFRRSRLISKLFVVMTVSIVAVCLLTSLITIRMAERLFAETFSITNGKVLNQINTGLESFNDSVVNAVTFASQSGSVKTYLTGGDTNSVAMSKVYYRMAEQMEQISSNLGAYDVAVTIIGVNGRSYSTDPNYWPVSPQDLADDPLTRQAAAEPLRVLYQYDERDGKAGKERFIVATKALVDRTGGLSYGMLYIAIRESEFRRFFANFTSNGNDVLVLDPTGVIVSSNRAELIGGKSPELLRDVETLKRDRLDYLNGTAFGQDAIILANELPPYRFYLVNLIDRQYTAGQIINIRQVALICLTIIGVALLVLFVISRRLTLSLTRLVRLMSTITKKDFRNYISVSGSYEVRELSKAFNYMLDELNDYVQRLLETQKEQRNAELAALQRQINPHFLYNTLASIKLLVQKGNKETAAETINALISLLQNTISNANETITIEQELENLKNYVFIKQVRYGDRIKVSYFVSPDCMHCKVPKLMLQPFIENAFFHAFNVKTEGTIYILISKTEHSLVCEVADNGDGMDHGGQELMLEQRTFEESVPDTSKGRRRKLAGIGIQNVNHRIKLLYGESYGVQISSVKGEGTQIRIVLPLIEEAEVTGDAV, encoded by the coding sequence ATGAAGCTGATCGAAAAATTTCGCCGCAGCCGCCTGATATCCAAGCTGTTCGTCGTAATGACGGTCAGTATTGTTGCCGTGTGCCTGCTCACCTCGTTGATTACCATCCGTATGGCGGAGCGGCTGTTCGCTGAGACGTTCAGTATCACCAATGGAAAGGTGCTGAATCAGATCAATACCGGACTGGAATCATTTAACGACTCTGTCGTTAACGCCGTCACTTTTGCCTCGCAAAGCGGCTCGGTCAAGACGTATCTCACCGGCGGGGATACGAATTCGGTGGCGATGTCGAAGGTCTACTACCGCATGGCGGAGCAGATGGAGCAAATCTCGTCCAATCTGGGGGCATATGACGTGGCTGTCACCATTATCGGGGTAAATGGGCGCAGCTATTCCACCGATCCGAACTATTGGCCGGTGTCTCCGCAGGATCTTGCCGATGATCCGTTAACCCGCCAAGCCGCGGCCGAGCCGCTGCGGGTACTGTACCAATACGATGAACGGGACGGGAAAGCGGGCAAGGAACGGTTTATCGTGGCTACGAAAGCGTTGGTCGACCGAACCGGCGGTCTTAGTTACGGGATGCTCTATATCGCGATTCGGGAATCAGAGTTTCGGCGTTTTTTTGCCAACTTTACCAGCAACGGCAACGATGTCCTGGTACTCGACCCGACAGGCGTCATTGTCTCCAGCAACCGCGCGGAGCTGATCGGCGGCAAGTCGCCGGAGCTGCTGCGCGATGTTGAGACGCTGAAGCGCGACCGGCTGGATTATTTAAACGGTACAGCGTTTGGTCAAGATGCCATCATTCTGGCGAATGAGCTTCCGCCCTATCGCTTCTATCTGGTAAATCTGATCGACCGGCAGTACACCGCCGGGCAGATTATCAACATCCGCCAAGTGGCGCTGATCTGCTTGACCATCATTGGCGTTGCGCTGTTAGTTCTGTTCGTCATATCACGCCGGTTGACGCTGTCGTTAACCCGTTTGGTTCGGCTGATGTCGACGATCACGAAGAAGGATTTCCGCAATTATATCTCCGTCAGCGGCAGCTATGAGGTGAGAGAGCTCAGCAAGGCGTTTAACTATATGCTGGACGAACTGAACGATTATGTGCAGCGGCTGTTGGAGACGCAGAAGGAGCAGCGGAACGCCGAACTCGCCGCATTGCAGCGGCAGATCAACCCGCATTTTTTGTACAATACACTGGCTTCGATCAAGCTGCTGGTCCAGAAGGGCAATAAGGAGACCGCCGCCGAGACGATTAATGCGCTGATATCCTTGCTGCAAAATACGATCAGCAATGCCAACGAAACGATCACGATCGAGCAGGAACTGGAGAACTTGAAAAACTACGTATTCATCAAACAAGTCCGGTACGGTGACCGAATCAAGGTGAGCTATTTCGTATCGCCTGACTGCATGCATTGCAAGGTCCCTAAGCTCATGCTTCAGCCGTTTATCGAAAACGCCTTTTTCCATGCGTTTAACGTGAAAACCGAAGGCACGATCTACATTCTGATCTCGAAAACGGAGCACTCGCTTGTTTGTGAAGTGGCGGACAACGGGGACGGGATGGATCATGGCGGGCAGGAGCTGATGCTGGAGCAACGAACCTTTGAGGAATCGGTTCCGGACACTTCCAAGGGGCGGAGACGGAAACTTGCGGGCATCGGCATTCAGAACGTCAATCACCGGATCAAGCTGTTGTACGGAGAGTCCTACGGTGTGCAGATCTCCAGTGTCAAAGGAGAAGGGACCCAAATTCGCATTGTGCTCCCGTTGATAGAGGAAGCGGAGGTCACCGGGGATGCGGTCTAA
- a CDS encoding ABC transporter substrate-binding protein has protein sequence MRKSLIVLLASLLLTLVVSACSGGSGNSGNAGNAANTGNSADPGAGSGGGESQGSQEITVWAWDPNFNIAALNLAKERYEAKHPDVKVNIVEYAQDDIVQKLNTGLNSGTTKGLPNIVLIEDYRAQNFLQAYPDAFRDMSDVIKAEDFAEYKIGPTSYNGKQYGVPFDSGATGLYVRTDYLEQAGYTLDDVTNIDWNQYIEIGKKIKEVTGKDMLTQDPNDLGLIRVMAQSAGEWYLKEDGKTPNLADNPVIKEALETYKAMFDANIVKMNSDWSQFLAAFNNGDVATVPTGNWITPSVKAEASQSGKWAVVPTPKLAGSAASVNASSLGGSSWYVMNLDGKDVAANFLAETFGSDSEFYSLLLEKIGAIGSLKAASSGAAYDRSDEFFGGQKIYADFAKWTEEVPKVNYGLHTYAIEDILVIEVQNYLNGKDVDSVMRDAQAQAESQLQ, from the coding sequence ATGAGAAAAAGCTTGATTGTGTTGCTTGCCAGCTTGCTGCTGACGCTGGTGGTGTCCGCTTGTTCCGGAGGCTCCGGAAATTCCGGCAACGCTGGGAATGCGGCGAATACGGGCAATTCGGCCGATCCGGGTGCAGGAAGCGGCGGTGGGGAGTCGCAAGGCAGCCAAGAAATTACGGTTTGGGCTTGGGATCCCAACTTTAACATTGCGGCATTGAACCTGGCTAAAGAACGTTACGAAGCGAAGCATCCGGACGTGAAGGTGAACATCGTGGAATATGCGCAGGACGATATCGTTCAGAAGCTGAACACCGGGCTCAATTCGGGAACGACCAAAGGGCTGCCGAACATCGTGCTGATTGAAGACTACCGGGCGCAAAACTTCCTGCAGGCTTACCCTGATGCGTTCCGCGATATGTCCGACGTGATCAAAGCAGAGGATTTCGCCGAGTACAAAATCGGGCCGACCAGCTATAACGGCAAGCAATACGGCGTTCCGTTTGACTCCGGGGCGACGGGGCTGTACGTGCGGACGGATTACCTGGAGCAAGCGGGATATACCTTGGACGATGTGACGAATATCGATTGGAATCAATACATCGAAATCGGCAAGAAGATCAAGGAAGTCACCGGCAAAGACATGCTGACCCAAGACCCTAACGACCTCGGGTTGATCCGGGTGATGGCGCAGTCGGCGGGAGAGTGGTATCTGAAGGAGGACGGCAAAACGCCAAATTTGGCAGACAATCCGGTGATCAAGGAAGCGCTGGAGACGTACAAAGCGATGTTTGATGCGAATATCGTCAAGATGAATTCGGACTGGAGCCAGTTCCTGGCAGCCTTTAACAACGGGGATGTGGCGACAGTGCCTACCGGTAACTGGATTACGCCGTCCGTCAAAGCCGAGGCTTCCCAATCCGGTAAATGGGCGGTTGTCCCAACGCCGAAGCTGGCGGGAAGCGCCGCATCGGTGAACGCCTCCAGCCTTGGCGGCAGCTCCTGGTACGTAATGAACCTGGATGGTAAGGACGTGGCAGCGAATTTCCTGGCGGAAACGTTTGGTTCGGACAGCGAGTTCTACTCCCTGCTTCTGGAGAAGATCGGCGCGATTGGTTCGCTGAAGGCAGCGTCCAGCGGTGCAGCTTATGATAGATCCGACGAATTCTTTGGCGGCCAGAAGATTTACGCCGATTTCGCCAAATGGACGGAAGAAGTGCCAAAGGTCAATTACGGCCTGCACACCTATGCGATTGAGGACATTCTGGTGATCGAAGTCCAAAATTACTTAAACGGCAAAGACGTGGACAGCGTCATGCGCGACGCCCAGGCCCAGGCCGAATCCCAGCTGCAATAA
- a CDS encoding carbohydrate ABC transporter permease yields the protein MRASGPALRLRWKTSIVGWSFVIVAVLMIAWFYFYPMIQAFLLSLQTGTGSNLTYHGLGNYRRLFTDSMFLTAVKNTLIYLIVQVPIMVLLALVLSVVLNDRNLKWKGFFRTAIFLPCITSLVAYSVIFKYLFAGDGLVNLMLLHLHIISEPIPWITDPFWAKVTIIIAITWRWTGYNMIFYLSGIQNIEPTIYEAAKIDGASAVTQFFRITIPLLKPIILFTSITSTIGTLQLFDEVMNITQGGPGNASSTISQYIYNLSFKYSANFGYAATVSYSIVVMIVLLSIIQFKVAGDRDA from the coding sequence ATGAGAGCATCCGGGCCTGCGCTGCGCTTACGCTGGAAAACTTCGATTGTCGGTTGGTCATTTGTCATTGTAGCTGTGCTGATGATTGCTTGGTTTTATTTTTATCCGATGATCCAAGCCTTTCTCCTGTCGCTGCAAACCGGCACCGGTTCGAACCTGACCTATCACGGGCTGGGGAATTACCGGCGGTTGTTCACGGACTCCATGTTCCTGACAGCGGTCAAAAATACGTTGATCTACCTGATCGTACAGGTGCCCATCATGGTATTGCTGGCGTTGGTACTGTCTGTCGTGTTAAACGACCGGAATTTGAAGTGGAAAGGCTTCTTCCGCACGGCGATTTTCCTGCCCTGCATTACGTCGTTGGTCGCTTATTCGGTGATTTTCAAATACCTGTTTGCAGGCGACGGACTGGTTAACCTGATGCTGCTGCATTTGCACATCATATCCGAACCGATCCCCTGGATCACTGACCCGTTCTGGGCGAAGGTGACGATCATTATCGCTATTACTTGGCGGTGGACCGGATACAACATGATTTTTTACCTGTCGGGGATTCAAAATATCGAGCCAACGATTTACGAAGCGGCCAAAATCGACGGGGCGTCGGCGGTTACACAGTTTTTCCGAATTACGATTCCGCTCCTGAAGCCGATTATTTTATTTACCTCGATCACCTCGACGATCGGCACGCTGCAGCTGTTCGACGAAGTGATGAACATTACGCAGGGCGGACCCGGGAATGCCAGTTCTACGATCTCGCAATACATTTACAATCTATCGTTTAAATACTCGGCGAATTTCGGGTATGCGGCAACGGTGTCGTATTCCATCGTAGTGATGATCGTTCTCTTATCCATCATCCAGTTTAAAGTAGCAGGTGATCGCGATGCTTAG
- a CDS encoding carbohydrate ABC transporter permease produces the protein MLRAAKRISMYVFLAVAAFVSIFPFLWIIVSSTNPSVDVTRGKLLPGSHFGANLRNLLDSVDILNALKNSLAVSVSTTLLALLIASLAGYGFEIYRSKAKDMVFNVLLLSMMLPFAALMVPLYRMFGRITNLLPLIGIDTLAAVVLPTMTTAFLIFFFRQSTKMFPKELLEAGRIDGLSELGMFFRVYVPTMKTTYAAAAIITFMSSWNNYMWPLIVLQTPQKQTVPLLISTLGSSYSPDYGLIMLAIVISTLPTAIVFFVMQKHFVAGMIGSVK, from the coding sequence ATGCTTAGGGCGGCCAAACGAATTTCCATGTACGTATTCCTTGCCGTAGCGGCGTTTGTCTCGATTTTTCCGTTTCTATGGATTATTGTGAGCTCGACAAACCCGTCGGTGGACGTCACCCGGGGCAAGCTGCTGCCGGGCTCCCATTTTGGGGCAAACCTGCGCAACCTGCTGGATTCCGTTGATATCCTAAATGCGCTTAAGAATTCGCTGGCCGTCTCCGTCTCCACGACGCTGCTCGCCCTGCTGATCGCTTCACTGGCGGGTTATGGCTTCGAGATTTACCGCAGCAAAGCGAAGGACATGGTATTTAACGTGCTGCTGCTGTCGATGATGCTGCCTTTTGCGGCTTTGATGGTGCCGCTCTACCGCATGTTCGGCCGAATTACCAATCTATTGCCCTTGATCGGTATCGACACGCTGGCCGCGGTTGTGCTGCCGACGATGACGACAGCGTTTCTGATCTTCTTCTTCCGCCAGAGCACCAAGATGTTCCCGAAGGAGCTGCTGGAAGCGGGCCGGATCGACGGTTTATCCGAGCTGGGGATGTTCTTCCGCGTTTATGTGCCTACGATGAAGACAACGTATGCGGCAGCGGCGATTATCACGTTTATGAGCAGCTGGAACAACTATATGTGGCCGCTGATCGTGCTGCAAACACCTCAGAAGCAGACGGTGCCGCTGCTGATCTCCACGCTGGGTTCCAGCTATTCACCGGATTACGGGCTGATCATGCTGGCGATTGTCATTTCGACGCTCCCGACGGCCATTGTTTTCTTCGTGATGCAGAAGCATTTTGTGGCCGGGATGATCGGGTCGGTGAAATAA
- the melA gene encoding alpha-glucosidase/alpha-galactosidase — protein MSKITFIGAGSTVFAKNVLGDCMLTPALQGFELALYDIDLQRLKDSENMLNNLKHSSGSTCVVKAYTDRKEALRGAKYVINAIQVGGYDPCTITDFEIPKKYGLRQTIADTVGIGGIFRNLRTIPVMLDFAADIREVCPDALFLNYTNPMAVLTNVMNTYGQVRTVGLCHSVQVCVPGLFSSLGLDATGVQAKIAGINHMAWLLEVTRDGVDLYPEIKRLAAEKQKQPHHDMVRFELMLKFGYYVTESSEHNAEYHPYFIKRNYPELIERFQIPLDEYPRRCVEQISNWERMREELVGNRELTHERTHEYASYIMEAIETNVPFKIGGNVMNTGLIPNLPAEACVEVPCLVDASGVTPTYVGNLPPQCAALNRTNINTQLLTIEAAITRKKEHIYHAAMLDPHTSAELSIDDIIAMCDDLIEAHGDWLPTYH, from the coding sequence ATGTCCAAAATTACATTTATCGGGGCTGGAAGTACGGTATTCGCCAAAAACGTGTTAGGCGATTGCATGTTGACTCCCGCGTTGCAGGGCTTCGAGCTGGCTTTGTACGATATCGACCTGCAGCGCCTCAAAGATTCGGAGAACATGCTAAACAATCTGAAGCACAGCAGCGGCAGCACATGCGTCGTGAAAGCCTACACCGACCGGAAGGAAGCGCTGCGAGGGGCGAAATACGTGATCAACGCCATCCAGGTCGGCGGATACGATCCGTGTACGATTACGGATTTTGAGATTCCGAAGAAATACGGGCTGCGCCAAACGATCGCCGATACAGTGGGGATCGGCGGCATTTTCCGCAACCTGCGGACGATTCCTGTCATGCTGGACTTTGCCGCGGATATCCGTGAAGTTTGCCCGGACGCCTTATTCCTCAACTACACGAACCCGATGGCTGTGCTAACCAACGTCATGAATACGTATGGACAGGTCCGTACCGTTGGTCTCTGCCACAGCGTGCAGGTTTGCGTGCCAGGATTGTTCAGCAGCCTGGGGCTGGACGCTACAGGTGTTCAGGCGAAAATCGCGGGCATCAACCATATGGCTTGGCTGCTCGAAGTTACCCGGGACGGCGTTGACCTCTATCCCGAAATCAAACGCCTTGCGGCAGAGAAGCAAAAACAGCCGCATCATGATATGGTTCGGTTCGAATTGATGCTGAAATTTGGATACTACGTTACGGAATCATCCGAGCATAACGCCGAATATCATCCTTACTTCATCAAACGGAACTATCCTGAACTAATCGAACGTTTTCAAATTCCGCTGGATGAATACCCGCGCCGTTGCGTCGAGCAAATCTCGAATTGGGAGCGCATGCGCGAGGAGCTCGTCGGCAACCGGGAACTGACGCATGAGCGCACACACGAATATGCTTCGTACATCATGGAAGCCATTGAAACCAATGTCCCGTTCAAAATCGGCGGCAACGTCATGAATACGGGGCTGATTCCGAACCTCCCGGCCGAAGCCTGCGTGGAAGTTCCCTGCCTCGTGGATGCCAGCGGCGTAACTCCTACCTATGTTGGAAATCTGCCGCCGCAATGCGCTGCCTTAAACCGGACGAACATCAATACCCAGCTCTTGACGATCGAGGCGGCGATCACCCGCAAGAAGGAGCATATCTACCATGCCGCCATGCTGGATCCCCACACGTCCGCTGAGCTGTCCATCGACGATATTATCGCGATGTGTGATGACTTGATCGAAGCGCATGGGGATTGGCTGCCAACTTATCATTAA
- a CDS encoding AraC family transcriptional regulator yields the protein MIPEHDLFEVHMNPDDRERDITVLFSGQGRPHPNHRIGPSVHDYFLLHTVFEGKGTYTWGGQEYSCRTGDTFVIFPEGLFTYEADSLDPWHYAWVALRGPGGLRQLADVGITPDKPVVSSGEPEELRELYARLRSSFRQSDHPHLESLEAAGWVTLLLHHFGVANREHLPRSAAKEPAMIDRQVEQAIRWFQLQYPQQIGIEELARNLGYHRAHLFSAFKARTGLSPKQYLTKVRIEKAKELLAGPLTIDQIASSVGFNDALYFSRQFKKSTGMSPSEYRSGSSRG from the coding sequence TTGATTCCCGAGCACGACTTGTTTGAAGTCCATATGAACCCTGATGACCGGGAGCGGGACATCACGGTCTTGTTTAGCGGACAAGGGCGGCCGCACCCGAACCATCGCATCGGGCCGTCCGTGCATGACTATTTTTTGCTGCATACGGTGTTTGAAGGGAAGGGGACGTATACCTGGGGAGGACAGGAATATTCTTGCCGGACGGGGGATACCTTTGTCATTTTTCCAGAGGGATTGTTCACTTACGAGGCGGATTCCCTAGATCCGTGGCATTACGCATGGGTTGCGTTAAGAGGACCGGGGGGCCTTCGGCAGCTGGCGGATGTCGGCATTACGCCGGATAAACCGGTGGTTAGCTCCGGGGAGCCGGAGGAATTACGGGAGCTTTACGCTCGCCTGCGATCATCGTTCCGCCAAAGCGATCACCCGCATTTGGAAAGCCTCGAGGCGGCAGGCTGGGTGACGCTGCTGCTTCATCATTTTGGGGTTGCGAACCGGGAACACCTGCCTCGTTCCGCTGCGAAGGAGCCGGCAATGATCGACCGGCAGGTGGAGCAGGCGATCCGTTGGTTCCAGCTGCAATATCCGCAGCAAATCGGCATTGAAGAGCTGGCGCGCAATTTAGGGTACCATCGGGCCCATCTGTTCAGCGCCTTCAAGGCCCGGACAGGACTGTCGCCGAAGCAGTATTTAACGAAGGTAAGGATCGAAAAAGCGAAGGAGCTGCTCGCCGGCCCGTTAACCATCGACCAAATCGCTTCCTCTGTTGGTTTTAACGATGCCTTGTACTTCTCGCGGCAGTTTAAGAAATCCACGGGTATGTCCCCTAGTGAATATCGCAGCGGGAGCAGCAGGGGATGA
- a CDS encoding ROK family protein: MLTHSNPSIKKQIYDRISFLGTVSKADLMNEFPLTPSSMTRFLEEMTSRGLLVISGLGNSTGGRKPILFQTNPKYRYILGLEISRIYSVLGLYDMHLTPLSRARWKMDEHMTPEVLSDLVADTAKTFLQEHGITSADVLGLGIGAVGPLDHQNGIILEPEWFPAPYWSHVPICAMLEERLGIPAKLDNGANTALIGEHWALRSDTIRHALYVHVGVNIRSAAMSEGRILRGAADTEGAIGQMIIQMNGPKLRNKGNSGALEAFVSVPALEDRVRAELKAGRSSVLSGLAPEQINFATLVDALSQDDPLVKEQFQETAVCLGTGLANLINALHPEYVVLGGPLISAHPLVFDTAVEVAKQNAYHYPEYNPLFTQGQLTESAVATGAALMVLQRWSGE; encoded by the coding sequence ATGTTGACTCATTCCAATCCTTCAATTAAGAAGCAGATTTATGATCGAATTTCATTTCTCGGCACCGTCTCCAAAGCCGATTTAATGAACGAATTTCCGCTCACCCCCAGCAGCATGACGCGGTTCCTGGAGGAGATGACCTCCCGGGGGCTGCTCGTCATCTCCGGGCTGGGGAACTCGACCGGCGGCCGCAAGCCGATCCTGTTCCAGACCAATCCGAAGTATCGGTATATCTTGGGGCTGGAGATTTCCCGAATTTACTCGGTCCTCGGATTGTATGACATGCATTTGACCCCGTTGTCGCGGGCCCGCTGGAAAATGGACGAACACATGACGCCGGAGGTGCTGTCTGACCTTGTTGCCGACACCGCCAAGACGTTTCTTCAAGAGCACGGCATCACATCCGCCGACGTTCTGGGTCTCGGCATCGGGGCGGTGGGCCCGCTGGATCACCAAAACGGCATCATCCTCGAACCGGAGTGGTTCCCCGCACCTTACTGGAGCCATGTCCCGATCTGTGCCATGCTTGAAGAAAGGCTCGGAATCCCCGCCAAGCTTGACAACGGCGCCAACACAGCGCTGATCGGCGAACACTGGGCGCTGCGCTCGGATACAATCCGGCATGCCCTTTATGTGCATGTTGGCGTAAATATCCGTTCAGCCGCCATGTCGGAAGGCCGGATTCTCCGGGGCGCCGCCGATACCGAGGGAGCGATTGGGCAAATGATCATTCAGATGAATGGGCCAAAGCTCCGCAATAAAGGCAACTCCGGCGCGTTGGAAGCTTTTGTGTCCGTACCTGCGCTGGAAGATCGGGTACGTGCAGAGCTGAAAGCCGGCCGCAGCAGCGTGTTGTCCGGCCTAGCCCCGGAGCAGATCAACTTCGCCACCCTTGTGGACGCTTTGTCGCAGGATGATCCGCTGGTTAAGGAACAATTTCAGGAAACGGCCGTTTGCCTCGGAACCGGATTGGCCAATTTGATTAATGCTTTGCACCCCGAATACGTTGTGCTAGGCGGCCCTCTGATCAGCGCCCACCCGCTCGTCTTCGATACCGCGGTTGAGGTCGCCAAGCAAAATGCCTACCATTACCCCGAGTACAATCCGCTCTTTACCCAAGGGCAGCTGACTGAATCCGCCGTAGCCACGGGAGCCGCGCTGATGGTGCTGCAGCGTTGGTCAGGTGAATAA